The Fibrobacter sp. genome contains a region encoding:
- a CDS encoding pyridoxine 5'-phosphate synthase — translation MATLGVNVDHIATIRQARGGKDPDPVQAAVLCELAGASGITAHLREDRRHIQDRDIYLLKQTISTRLNLEMAPTSEMIKIAVDVLPYMVTLVPEKREERTTEGGLNVREREKELSKAVETFKNNNILVSLFIDPDLNEIKAAKRTGATHIELHTGFYSNASSAQAVAEELGKLKDTAMAAKSFGLHVNAGHGLNYQNVTPVAEIRYMEELNIGHSIVARSSLVGLEAAVRDMIALI, via the coding sequence ATGGCGACCTTAGGGGTTAATGTAGATCATATAGCAACGATTCGTCAGGCCAGAGGCGGAAAAGATCCCGACCCTGTTCAGGCTGCCGTTCTCTGCGAACTCGCAGGAGCTTCAGGAATCACAGCCCATCTTCGCGAAGACCGGCGCCATATCCAGGACAGAGATATCTATCTGCTCAAGCAAACCATCTCGACACGCCTCAACCTGGAAATGGCACCTACATCGGAAATGATTAAAATTGCGGTGGATGTACTCCCTTATATGGTCACCCTCGTTCCAGAAAAACGGGAGGAACGCACAACTGAGGGAGGCCTGAATGTTCGCGAACGGGAAAAGGAACTATCAAAGGCAGTCGAAACATTTAAGAATAACAATATTCTGGTAAGTCTTTTCATCGATCCGGACCTCAATGAGATCAAAGCAGCAAAAAGAACCGGCGCCACCCACATTGAGCTCCATACAGGCTTTTACTCAAATGCCTCCTCTGCCCAGGCTGTTGCAGAGGAACTGGGGAAACTCAAGGATACAGCAATGGCAGCAAAAAGTTTTGGATTGCATGTCAATGCAGGGCACGGTTTGAATTATCAGAATGTAACTCCTGTAGCAGAGATACGTTACATGGAGGAGTTGAATATAGGCCATTCAATAGTCGCCCGTTCATCACTGGTCGGTCTTGAAGCTGCTGTCAGAGACATGATCGCGCTGATCTGA